The genomic window GGCGGTGGTGCTCTTCCTGGTGGCTGCGGCCGCGGTGTTCTCGTGGCTGCTGATCTACGGCAAGGTGCCGCAGGCCACGGCCGCATGGATCCAGACCGTGGCGAAGGACCCCATTGCCTTCCTGCTGCTGGTGAACCTGATCCTGCTGGTGATCGGCACCGTGATCGACGGGATTCCCGGGCTGATCATGACCGTGCCGATCCTGCTGCCCATCGCTACCGAGATCTACGGCATCGATCCGCGCCACTTCGGCGTGGTGGTGGTGATCAACCTCGTGCTCGGGCTCATGACGCCGCCCGTGGGCCTGAGCTTCTTCGTGGCTTCGGCCGTTACCGGTGCCAAGCCGGGAAAGATGTTCATCGTCACCCTGCCGTTCTTCCTGATCTGCTGCGCGGCGCTGGTGCTGCTGTCGCTCTTTCCGAGCCTGTCGCTGGCCTTGCTCAAGTAAGCCAGACAGGCGCCCCATTTTTCCTTCACTCAACCGGAGCCTCGCATGTCCCTCTCCCGCCGCAAATTCGTCGTCCAGGCCGCCGCCGGTACCGCCGCCGCGTCGTCCGCCCTGTTCAGCACCGTGTCGCGTGCAGCGGCCGCCAAGGAATTCCGCCTCGGCCTCATCACGCCGGCCGGCCATTCGTGGAACCGCGCCGCGGTGGGCTTCGGCGAAGCACTCAAGAAGGCCACCGATGGCCGCCTGAGCGCCACGGTGTTCCACTCGGGCCAGCTCGGCAACGAATCGGCCATGATGCAGCAGCTGCAATCCGGCGCACTGGACATGGGCTGGATCCAGGCGGCCGAGCTCGGCTCGAGGGTCTCCAGCGTGGCGGCCATCAACGCGCCGTACCTCGTGCGCTCGACCACCAACGTGGCCTCGCTGGTGCGCACGCCGGCCGCGCTCAAGCTGCTGGAAGTGCTGCCGCGCGAAACCGGCACCATCGGCCTGGGCTGGGGCATCACCGGCATGCGGGTGGTGTTTTCAACCAAGCCCATCTCCACGCCCACCGACCTCAAGGGCATGAAGCTGCGCATCAACCCGACGCCCGTGTACCGCGACTTCTATCAATTGCTCGGCGCCGCCCCCACGCCGATTCCCACGCCCGCTGTTTTCGATGCCATGTCGAACGGACAGGTCGACGGGCTGGAGGCGGACATCGAGTTTTCATGGAACCAGCGCTTCGACCGCGTCGCCAAGACCATGCTGCCGATGAACGCGCTGTTCATGCCCTTTGCGCCGCTGATCTCGGGGCGCATCTGGCAGACGCTCGACGCCAAGGACAAGTCGCTCATCACCGACCTGGTGAAGCAGTCGCTCGATGCGCAGATCAGGGACATCGTGACCACCGAGCTCGGCCTGATCGACAAGTTCAAGACGAGCGGCATCACCATCAAGAGCGACGCCGGCTACAACCCCGCGCCGATCATTGCGGAGTTCGACAAGATCTGGCTGCCCAAGGCCCCGCAGATCGCCGAACTGCGCAAGATCGGCGCCGCGCTCTGAGCCTGCGCGCGAGGCAGAAACCCGCGGCCCGGCCGGCAAGCCGGCGCCCCAAATTGGTTCGAGCTTCAAGCTTCTTTCGGCCGGAATTCGCGAGAACTCACAAAACGGGTGCGCCGCAGCCACGCCGCCGCCCCACGCTTGCACCGCTGCAGTTCATCGGGAGGGTTCGCACCAATCGCGTGCGGGCACCGTTTTTGCTTGAATGCAGAAGCATTCACCTCTAACGGATTTCGCATGAACAAGCGCCAACTGCTCCAGTCCTTCCTCGCCGCCTCGGCCCTCAGCTTCGGCCTTTCTTCGGCCCTTGCCCAGACCACGACGCCGATCAAGTTCCAGCTCGACTGGCGCTTCGAAGGGCCGGCCGCGCTGTTCCTGCACCCGGCCGCCAAGGGCTACTTCAAGGCTGCGGGCCTGGACGTGACCATCGACGCGGGCAACGGCTCGGGCGGCACTGTGACGCGCGTGGCTTCGGGCGCCTACGAAATGGGCTTTGCCGACCTTGCGGCGCTGATGGAATTCCACGCCAACAACCCCGACAGCCCCAACAAGCCGGTCGCGGTGATGATGGTCTACAACAACACGCCGGCCTCGGTCATGACGCTCAAGAAGAGCGGCATCGCCAAGCCGGCCGACCTGGCCGGCAAGAAGCTCGGCGCACCGGTATTCGACGCGGGCCGCCGCGCGTTCCCGATCTTTGCCAAGGCCAACAACATCGGCGCCGTCAACTGGACCGCCATGGACCCGACGCTGCGCGAGACCATGCTGATCCGCGGCGACATCGACGCGATCACGGGCTTTACCTTTACCTCGCTGCTCAACCTCGAGGCGCGCGGCGCCAAGGCCGCCGACATCGTCGTGCTGCCCTACCCCGACTACGGCGTGAAGCTCTACGGCAACGTGATCATCGCGTCGCCCAAGCTCATCAAGGAGAACCCCGAGGCAGTGAAGAAATTCCTCTCGGCCTTTGCCAAGGGCGCGAAGGAAGTCATCGCCAACCCCGCCGTGGCCATTGAATCCGTAAAGGCGCGCGACGGCATCATCGACAGCAAGCTCGAAACCCGCCGCCTGCAGCTGGCCATCGACACCGTGATCAACAGCGCCGATGCGCGCAGCGAAGGCTTCGGCGCCGTGAACGCGGGCCGCATGTCGCTGATGGCCTCGCAAGTGTCGGACGCGTTCAACACCAAGACCCGCGTGAGCCCCGACGCCGTGTGGACCGCGGCGATGCTGCCGCCCGCAGCCGAGCTCAACGGCGTGCTGCGCAAGTGATGCCAGCGGACGCATCGAGCGAGGCCGCCGCACCCTTCGTCGACTTTCAGGACGTCTGGCTCGCCTATAACGAGGAGCTTCTGCGCGCCAATCACTTCGCGGTCGAGGCCATCGACCTGAAGGTGAAGCGGGGAGAGTTCATTGCCATCGTCGGGCCTTCGGGCTGCGGCAAGTCGACCTTCATGAAGCTCACCACGGGCCTCAAGATGCCGTCGATGGGCAAGATCCGCATCGACGGCCAGTCCGTGACCGGGCCGCTCAAGATATCAGGCATGGCGTTTCAGGCGCCTTCGCTGCTGCCGTGGCGCACCACCGTCGACAACGTGCTGCTTCCGCTCGAAATCGTCGAGCCCTATCGCTCCAGCTTCAAGGCCAAGCGCAAGGAATACGTCGAGCGCGCGCGCAAGCTGCTGCAGAAGGTAGGCCTCGCGGGCTATGAAGACAAGTTTCCGTGGCAGCTTTCGGGCGGCATGCAGCAGCGCGCAAGCATTTGCCGCGCGCTCATTCACGAGCCCAAGATGCTGCTGCTCGACGAGCCCTTCGGCGCGCTCGACGCCTTCACGCGCGAGGAGCTCTGGTGCATTCTTCGTGACCTCTGGACCGAGCAGCAGTTCAACGTCATCCTGGTGACGCACGACCTGCGCGAATCGGTGTTCCTGGCCGACACCGTGTATGTGATGAGCAAGAGCCCCGGCCGCTTCGTGGTCAAGCGCGAGATCGAGCTGCCGCGTCCGCGCGAGCTGGAGCTCACCTACACCAAGGAGTTCACCGACATCGTGCTGGAACTGCGCGGGCACATCGGCGCCATTCGAAACACGGGCATCAGCGCGGCGCAGACAGCGGCCGCGGTGTCCCACTGAAGGCGCGCCATGAAGAACACCAAGCAAATCGAACGCTGGTCGCCCTGGCTGCTGCTGGTTGCGGTGATCCTGCTGTGGCAGGTGATCTGCGCAGGCTTCGGCGTTTCGGACTTCATCTTTCCGAGCCCGCTGCGCATCTGGAACCAGTTCTGGGAATTCAAGGAAATCATCGCGGGCCATGCATGGCGCACCTTCTGGGTCACGATGGCGGGCTTCGGCCTGGCCATTGTGGTGGGCGTGCTGCTGGGCTTTGTGATCGGCAGTTCGCGCATCGCGTATGCGGCGATCTACCCGCTCATGACGGCCTTCAACGCGCTGCCCAAGGCGGCCTTCGTGCCCATCCTGGTGGTGTGGTTCGGCATCGGTGTCGGGCCGGCCATTCTCACGGCCTTCTTGATCAGCTTCTTCCCGATCATGGTCAACATTGCCACCGGCCTCGCCACGCTGGAGCCCGAGCTGGAAGACGTGCTGCGCGTGCTCGGCGCCAAGCGCTGGGACGTGCTCATGAAGATCGGCCTGCCGCGCTCCATGCCCTACTTCTTCGGCTCGCTCAAGGTGGCGATCACGCTGGCCTTCGTCGGCACCACGGTGAGCGAGATGACGGCGGCCAATGAAGGCATCGGTTACCTGCTCATTTCAGCCGGCTCGGCCATGCAGATGGGCTTGGCCTTCGCGGGCCTGATGGTGGTGGGCGCCATGGCCATGCTGATGTATGAACTCTTCAGCGTGATCGAGAAGCACACGACCGGCTGGGCGCATCGCGGTTCACAAAACCAATAAGGCACCACGGATGACGCGCGACCAGATCATCCGCGCCTTGCGCCGGGCCGACGAGGTGGCCCGCCGCGCCATGGCCATGGGCCGGCACCCCTTCGGCGCCGTGCTCGTCGCGCCCGACGGCGAGACCATCCTCGCCGAGCAGGGCAACATCGACACGGTGAATCACGCCGAAGCCACGCTCGCGCGCCATGCCGCGCAGAACTGGCCGGCGGACTACCTGTGGCAATGCACGCTGGTCACCACCTTCGAGCCTTGCGCCATGTGCGCAGGCACCAGCTACTGGGCCCACATCGGCCGCATCGTCTACGGCGCGGAAGAAAGCGCGTTGCTCGCGCTCACGGGCGACCATCCTGAGAACCCCACGCTGAGCCTTCCCTGCCGCGAAGTTTTTGCGCGCGGACAGAAGAAGATCGAGGTGATTGGCCCGGTGCCCGAAGTGGCGGAAGAAATGATCGCCACGCACCGCGGCTTCTGGGAAGCGCGTTAGTCGCGCTACACCAGCAGCAGCGACGCCTCGTCGCGCCAATACGCAATCGCGGCGAGCCAGCCTTCCCACACGCAGCCGTTGCAGCCGCGCCCGCAGCAGGTGGTGGGCTCGGGCGGCGGCACCCGCAGGGCGATTTGCTGCGCGCTCGCCTCGCTCTGAACCGCCACGATCAGCGCCTGGGCGCTGGCAAGGTCGACTGGAATGGGCAGGTCTTTGTCTGCGAAGGACATGTGCTGGCAGCGGTGGCCAGGCACCGCGCGGCAAAGGACAGGATAGCGCCTTACCAGAAGATCCAGAGTGCAAGGCCGCCGAAGATCGACCACTTCACAAGGTAGTACGCGCGCTTGTCCCAAGCCTTGAGACGCTTGCCGATGACGCGGATCTGGTAGATGTACTTGAACGCGCGGTTGATGCCGCCGGTCTTGTCGCCAACATCGTTGGGCGAAGCGGCCGCGGCCAACAGGTTCTTTGCAAACCAGCGGTTGACGGCACTGGCCCAGCGGTATTTCAGCGGGCGCTCGATGTCGCAGAACAGGATCACGCGGTCCTTGTCGGTCGTGTTCTCGGCGTAGTGGATGTAGGTTTCGTCGAACACCACGGCCTCGCCGTCGCGCCAGTGGTAGCGCTGGCCGTCCACGTCGATGTAGCAGCCCTCCACGCCCGGCGTCCACAGGCCCAGGTGGTAGCGCAGCGAACCCGCGAACGGGTCGCGGTGGCGCACCAGGCGGCTGCCCGGCGGGAGCTCGGCAAACATGGCGGCCTTGATGGTGCCGATGCCCTTGAGCAGCTCGGTCGTGCGCGGGCACAACACGGCGGCGGAGGGATGCGCATCGTCGTACCACTTGAGGTAGAAGCGCTTCCAGCCGCTCTTGAAGAAGGAGTTGAAGCCCACGTCGTTGAACTGGCTCGAGGCCTTGATGCTGCCGCCATTGCGCATGGCCAGCGCCTCTTCGCGAATGACTTCCCAGTTCTCTTCGAGCACGCGCATTTCCGGGAACTGCGCGGGCGACAGGTACGGCGTGCTCGGCACCTTCGAGAAGATGTACATGAAGGCGTTCAACGGCGCCAGGAAGGTCGAATGATCAGAAAGCTGTCTGAAAAAACGATGCCGGACCTGGCCGCGGAAGTGAACGTAGAGTGCGCTGAGCGCGAAGATGGCGAGAATGACCCACTTCATTAAAGTGTCCTGTAGAGCGGGTCGTAGTGTAATTGTTCACACTTTTTCCGGCCTGACGCGCCTTTTCATGCCCTTTTTAGCCCCTGACAGGCCCTTCAGCTGCGCAGCAGCTTGATCAGCGCGGCGAGCTCCTCGCCACCCAGCCCCGCTGCATCGGCCCGCTGGAACAGCCCCGCCGCGAACGCCGGAAACTCTGTGTTGATGCCGGCCTGCTGCGCGGTCTGCAGGATGCGCTGGGTCGCTTCCACCGAAATGCGCATGGGGCTTTGCGATATTGCGAAGTTGCCCGACTGGATGACACTGCCTTCGTGCTGCAGGAACCCGGCGAAGGTGGGCATGATGCCCGCAACAATGCGGCCGTATTCGGCCACGTCGAAGCCCTCGTGCTCGGCCACGCGCGCGCCGTGCAAGAAGCCGAGCATGGTGCCGTAGATGGTGGACAACGTGGCCAGGTCCATGGCCGCCGCGGCACTCGCCTTTTCGCCCAGGTACACGATGCCGCCGCCCAGAACGCCGAGCAACGGCTCGGCCGCGCGAAACACGGGTTGTGCACCCGACATGAGGATGGGCGTATCGGCCTGCCCCATCTGGTCGGGCGCGGCCTGAATGGCGCCTTCGAGGTAGGTCGCGCCCTGGCGCTGCGCCCAGGCTTCGGCATTGCGCGCGTCCTGCGGACTGCCGGTCGTGAGCTGCACCAGCAAGCGGCCGTCCATTGCCGCGGCCACGCCTTCGGCGCCAAGAATCGCGTCGGCCGCGCGGTAGTCGTACACGCACATCAGTGCCACCGGGCTCGCGCGCAAGGCTTCGGCGGCACTGCGCGCAAGCACGGCGCCGCGGCTCACCAGCGCCGCGGCCTTGTCCGCCGTGCGGTTCCACACCGTGACCTTGTAGCCCTTGTCGAGGTAGAGCCGCGCAATGGTCACGCCCATCGATCCCAGGCCCAGTACGGTAATTTCCTTGTTGCTCATGCCAGCCGTCCGCAATTTGTGAAGAGGCCTGCATCGTAGGAATTTCACACTCCAAAGGTCAAGTACCTACAATAAAGTGAGGTACTTACCAAAACGTATGTAGTGAACCAGCAAGGGCAAGAACGGATGAAAACCAAAAAACCCTACAACTGCGGCATCGGCCCCGCTTTCGAGGTCATCGGCGGCAAGTGGAAAGCCGTGATCCTGTGGGAGCTTCATGCGCAGCCGCGCCGCTTCGGCGAGCTGAAGCGGCTCTTGCCGGACATCAGCGAGAAGATGCTGATCCAGCAGTTGCGCGAACTGGAGGCGGACGGCATCGTGCACCGCGAGGTGTTCCACGAAGTGCCGCCGCGGGTGGAGTATTCGGAGACCAAGCTCGGCGCTTCTCTCAATACGGCGCTTGGGCCGCTGGCCGATTGGGGCGACCGCTACGCCAAGCGCGCGAGCGCGGCGCGCTGAGCTTTGCCGGTGCCCCGCGTGCCGGTGCCGATCAGGCCCAGCCGGTTTCGATTTCGGTCTTCACCTCGGTCATGAGCCGGTGCACCGGGCACTTGCCCGCCACGCGCAACAGCTCCTCACGCTGCGCCTCGGTCAATTCGCCTGTCACGCGCAGGCTGGACTTCAGCCGGTAGACGCCCTTGCGCTCCTCGCTGTCGTCGCGGTCGACGATCACCTCGATGTCTGCCACCGGCATGCCTTTGCGGCGCGCGTAGATCAACACCGTGAGCGCCTTGCAGGCCGCCAGCGACGCGTCGTACAGGTCATGGGGCTCCGGCCCCGCATCGCTGCCGCCGCCGGCCGGCGAGGCATCGATGGGAATCTCGTGGCTGCGAATCTTGAGAATGTGACGCGTGCCCGTGATGCCGTCGCGCCGGACCGTGATGCTCATGCCGATGTCCTTGGTGGTGGGTGTGAGTGCCGGCGCGATGGTAGCCCCTGGCCTGGCTCAACGGTCGACCGCGAGCATCAGCGTTTCCTTGATTTCTTCCATCACCACATAGCTGTGGGACTCGGCCGCCACGGGCAGCTTCTTGAGAATGTCGCCCAAGAGGTGCCGGTACTCGCTCATGCCGCTCAGGCGCGCCTTCACCAGGTAGTCGAAGCTGCCCGAGACCAGGTGGCACTCGAGCACCTCGGGCATGTGAAGCAGTTCCTTGCGGACCTTGTCGAACACGTCGCCCGACTTGGCGGAAAGCTTGATTTCGACGAACACCAGCAGCGTCTTGCCCAGCGCCTCGGGCGACACATGCGCGTGGTAGCCGCTGATGACGCCTTCGCGTTCCATGCGCTTCACGCGCTCGGCGCACGGCGATGCAGACAGGCCGATGCGCTCGGCCAATTCGGTCATGGAAATGCGGCCCTGGCGCTGCAGCAGGTCGAGGATCTTGCGGTCGATGCGGTCGAGTTCGGGCATTTCACTCCTCGCGTGGCGTTGGGCAAAAGTTTTCAGTGAATTTCACTGAAAACCTCCTTAAAACGATGAAATCCACCGCATTGTGCGCCTTAGATTTCGTGTATTCACCTTCATTCTGGTAAATACCCATGAAAGTCATCGTTCTTGGCGGCGGCGTGATCGGCACCACGACGGCCTACTACCTCGCGCGCTCGGGTGCCGACGTGACGCTGCTCGACCGGCAGGCCGGCCCCGCGGAAGAAACCAGCTTCGGCAACGCCGGGCAGGTGTCGCCCGGCTACTCGACGCCATGGGCCGCGCCAGGCATTCCGCTGAAGGCGATCAAGTGGATGTTCCAGAAGCACGCGCCGCTGTCGATCCGCCCGGACGGCACGCTGTTCCAGTT from Variovorax paradoxus includes these protein-coding regions:
- a CDS encoding nucleoside deaminase; this encodes MTRDQIIRALRRADEVARRAMAMGRHPFGAVLVAPDGETILAEQGNIDTVNHAEATLARHAAQNWPADYLWQCTLVTTFEPCAMCAGTSYWAHIGRIVYGAEESALLALTGDHPENPTLSLPCREVFARGQKKIEVIGPVPEVAEEMIATHRGFWEAR
- a CDS encoding winged helix-turn-helix transcriptional regulator, producing the protein MKTKKPYNCGIGPAFEVIGGKWKAVILWELHAQPRRFGELKRLLPDISEKMLIQQLRELEADGIVHREVFHEVPPRVEYSETKLGASLNTALGPLADWGDRYAKRASAAR
- a CDS encoding TRAP transporter substrate-binding protein, which produces MSLSRRKFVVQAAAGTAAASSALFSTVSRAAAAKEFRLGLITPAGHSWNRAAVGFGEALKKATDGRLSATVFHSGQLGNESAMMQQLQSGALDMGWIQAAELGSRVSSVAAINAPYLVRSTTNVASLVRTPAALKLLEVLPRETGTIGLGWGITGMRVVFSTKPISTPTDLKGMKLRINPTPVYRDFYQLLGAAPTPIPTPAVFDAMSNGQVDGLEADIEFSWNQRFDRVAKTMLPMNALFMPFAPLISGRIWQTLDAKDKSLITDLVKQSLDAQIRDIVTTELGLIDKFKTSGITIKSDAGYNPAPIIAEFDKIWLPKAPQIAELRKIGAAL
- a CDS encoding oxidoreductase-like domain-containing protein; protein product: MSFADKDLPIPVDLASAQALIVAVQSEASAQQIALRVPPPEPTTCCGRGCNGCVWEGWLAAIAYWRDEASLLLV
- a CDS encoding winged helix-turn-helix transcriptional regulator; protein product: MPELDRIDRKILDLLQRQGRISMTELAERIGLSASPCAERVKRMEREGVISGYHAHVSPEALGKTLLVFVEIKLSAKSGDVFDKVRKELLHMPEVLECHLVSGSFDYLVKARLSGMSEYRHLLGDILKKLPVAAESHSYVVMEEIKETLMLAVDR
- the lpxO gene encoding lipid A hydroxylase LpxO, giving the protein MKWVILAIFALSALYVHFRGQVRHRFFRQLSDHSTFLAPLNAFMYIFSKVPSTPYLSPAQFPEMRVLEENWEVIREEALAMRNGGSIKASSQFNDVGFNSFFKSGWKRFYLKWYDDAHPSAAVLCPRTTELLKGIGTIKAAMFAELPPGSRLVRHRDPFAGSLRYHLGLWTPGVEGCYIDVDGQRYHWRDGEAVVFDETYIHYAENTTDKDRVILFCDIERPLKYRWASAVNRWFAKNLLAAAASPNDVGDKTGGINRAFKYIYQIRVIGKRLKAWDKRAYYLVKWSIFGGLALWIFW
- a CDS encoding ABC transporter ATP-binding protein, whose protein sequence is MPADASSEAAAPFVDFQDVWLAYNEELLRANHFAVEAIDLKVKRGEFIAIVGPSGCGKSTFMKLTTGLKMPSMGKIRIDGQSVTGPLKISGMAFQAPSLLPWRTTVDNVLLPLEIVEPYRSSFKAKRKEYVERARKLLQKVGLAGYEDKFPWQLSGGMQQRASICRALIHEPKMLLLDEPFGALDAFTREELWCILRDLWTEQQFNVILVTHDLRESVFLADTVYVMSKSPGRFVVKREIELPRPRELELTYTKEFTDIVLELRGHIGAIRNTGISAAQTAAAVSH
- a CDS encoding ABC transporter substrate-binding protein, which produces MNKRQLLQSFLAASALSFGLSSALAQTTTPIKFQLDWRFEGPAALFLHPAAKGYFKAAGLDVTIDAGNGSGGTVTRVASGAYEMGFADLAALMEFHANNPDSPNKPVAVMMVYNNTPASVMTLKKSGIAKPADLAGKKLGAPVFDAGRRAFPIFAKANNIGAVNWTAMDPTLRETMLIRGDIDAITGFTFTSLLNLEARGAKAADIVVLPYPDYGVKLYGNVIIASPKLIKENPEAVKKFLSAFAKGAKEVIANPAVAIESVKARDGIIDSKLETRRLQLAIDTVINSADARSEGFGAVNAGRMSLMASQVSDAFNTKTRVSPDAVWTAAMLPPAAELNGVLRK
- a CDS encoding ABC transporter permease — its product is MKNTKQIERWSPWLLLVAVILLWQVICAGFGVSDFIFPSPLRIWNQFWEFKEIIAGHAWRTFWVTMAGFGLAIVVGVLLGFVIGSSRIAYAAIYPLMTAFNALPKAAFVPILVVWFGIGVGPAILTAFLISFFPIMVNIATGLATLEPELEDVLRVLGAKRWDVLMKIGLPRSMPYFFGSLKVAITLAFVGTTVSEMTAANEGIGYLLISAGSAMQMGLAFAGLMVVGAMAMLMYELFSVIEKHTTGWAHRGSQNQ
- a CDS encoding NAD(P)-dependent oxidoreductase codes for the protein MSNKEITVLGLGSMGVTIARLYLDKGYKVTVWNRTADKAAALVSRGAVLARSAAEALRASPVALMCVYDYRAADAILGAEGVAAAMDGRLLVQLTTGSPQDARNAEAWAQRQGATYLEGAIQAAPDQMGQADTPILMSGAQPVFRAAEPLLGVLGGGIVYLGEKASAAAAMDLATLSTIYGTMLGFLHGARVAEHEGFDVAEYGRIVAGIMPTFAGFLQHEGSVIQSGNFAISQSPMRISVEATQRILQTAQQAGINTEFPAFAAGLFQRADAAGLGGEELAALIKLLRS
- a CDS encoding OsmC family protein, which produces MSITVRRDGITGTRHILKIRSHEIPIDASPAGGGSDAGPEPHDLYDASLAACKALTVLIYARRKGMPVADIEVIVDRDDSEERKGVYRLKSSLRVTGELTEAQREELLRVAGKCPVHRLMTEVKTEIETGWA